Proteins encoded by one window of Dysgonomonadaceae bacterium PH5-43:
- a CDS encoding hypothetical protein (product_source=Hypo-rule applied; cath_funfam=2.40.10.10; pfam=PF14125; superfamily=49348; transmembrane_helix_parts=Inside_1_6,TMhelix_7_24,Outside_25_295), whose translation MRNNKNATLILFALLLFVGGLSSCKSPKQSTSSAISLESMNAEDRFNNILKSSVSYNTLSSNLKFTLKASGGRSISLNAQLKIVKDELIQISLLMPVFNSEAARIVITPDEVIFFNRMQKQYVQESTNTLKSKMKLDSNASILEVLFTSFDYYSLEALLTNQLFIAGNKKLSSKDWKKLTYSENDYLVKFTNVDKVNTKYHFTSDYTDRIQETLIVINDNAQLVCKYSDWKTITNDENFPTTMKFLLNASGSNTNVDLDFKSVNLNTKFVVDNKIPNKYKRVSLQGALGAVRQLL comes from the coding sequence ATGAGAAATAATAAAAACGCAACACTTATATTATTTGCATTATTGTTGTTTGTTGGAGGTTTATCAAGTTGTAAAAGTCCCAAACAATCTACTTCGTCCGCTATATCTTTAGAGTCGATGAATGCAGAAGATAGATTTAATAATATCTTAAAATCAAGTGTTAGTTACAATACCTTATCATCAAACTTAAAGTTTACATTAAAAGCATCTGGAGGTAGAAGTATATCATTAAACGCACAACTTAAGATAGTGAAAGACGAGCTGATACAAATATCTTTACTTATGCCGGTATTTAATTCGGAAGCAGCAAGAATTGTGATTACTCCCGACGAAGTTATATTCTTTAATCGTATGCAGAAACAATACGTACAAGAATCAACAAACACTCTTAAGTCGAAAATGAAATTAGATTCTAATGCTTCAATATTAGAAGTATTGTTTACGAGTTTCGATTATTACAGCTTAGAAGCTTTACTTACTAACCAGTTGTTTATTGCTGGTAATAAAAAACTAAGCTCTAAAGACTGGAAGAAACTAACATATTCAGAAAACGATTACTTAGTTAAATTCACCAATGTTGATAAAGTAAATACAAAGTATCATTTTACGAGCGATTATACTGATAGAATACAAGAAACTCTTATAGTTATTAATGATAACGCTCAATTAGTTTGTAAATATTCTGATTGGAAAACTATAACCAACGACGAAAACTTTCCTACAACTATGAAGTTCTTGCTAAACGCATCAGGGTCTAATACTAATGTTGATTTAGATTTTAAGTCGGTAAACCTTAATACCAAGTTTGTGGTAGATAATAAAATCCCCAATAAATATAAACGTGTGAGTTTACAGGGTGCCTTAGGTGCTGTAAGGCAATTGTTGTAA
- a CDS encoding septal ring factor EnvC (AmiA/AmiB activator) (product_source=COG4942; cath_funfam=2.60.120.200,2.70.70.10; cleavage_site_network=SignalP-noTM; cog=COG4942; ko=KO:K22719; pfam=PF01551; superfamily=51261,57997), which translates to MKTQFTISILFLFVLSVSADSVKMKELQKQKDDVNKRIEFLGQEIGRTDKNISQGLDNLTLLNEKIKTTRQLLYIISEETKELNNQISIRETHIKQLEKELKGKKENYAISIRKIHKHKRSYNQFLFILASDDFAQSLRRILYLKEYSSWQKVQAEEIIQQQELLYAEKQELEKNKKEKIKLVVERQNEEAKLKKEEESQKLSVANLRKNSKSLQAELAKKKKEAVELEKAIDKIIQEEIEASRKKAEAKPGERKSATPDGYAMTKEEQSLADDFASNKGKLPFPIKGQYSIIGRFGQQNYEALHNVVGHNLVYDKNGIEIKTTKGNSAKSVFDGEVTLIFHIPGSQTSVIVRHGNYITLYSYLETIFVKKGDKVKTGQDIGEIYHDVNKGTVLYFEIRQDKTKLNPEHWLYK; encoded by the coding sequence ATGAAAACTCAATTTACTATTTCTATATTATTTTTGTTTGTATTGTCTGTATCTGCCGATTCGGTTAAAATGAAAGAACTTCAGAAACAGAAAGACGATGTGAACAAAAGAATAGAATTTTTAGGGCAAGAGATAGGTCGAACAGATAAAAATATAAGTCAGGGATTAGACAATCTTACATTGTTGAATGAGAAAATAAAAACTACACGACAATTATTATATATTATCTCGGAAGAAACAAAAGAGCTAAATAATCAAATAAGCATTAGAGAAACTCACATAAAACAATTAGAGAAAGAGTTAAAAGGAAAGAAAGAAAACTATGCTATATCTATTAGGAAGATACATAAACATAAGCGTTCATACAATCAGTTCCTATTTATATTAGCTTCCGACGATTTTGCTCAGTCGTTAAGGCGTATTCTGTATCTTAAAGAATATTCTTCGTGGCAAAAAGTTCAAGCTGAAGAGATAATACAACAGCAAGAACTATTATATGCTGAAAAACAAGAATTAGAGAAAAATAAAAAAGAAAAAATAAAACTCGTAGTAGAACGACAAAACGAAGAGGCTAAACTTAAAAAAGAAGAAGAGTCTCAAAAACTTAGTGTGGCAAATCTTAGAAAAAACTCTAAAAGCCTTCAGGCAGAACTTGCTAAAAAGAAAAAAGAAGCCGTAGAACTCGAAAAGGCGATAGATAAAATTATTCAAGAAGAAATAGAAGCTTCACGCAAAAAGGCAGAAGCAAAGCCAGGAGAGCGTAAGTCGGCAACCCCCGACGGTTATGCAATGACTAAGGAAGAGCAAAGTTTAGCTGACGATTTTGCATCTAATAAGGGAAAGTTACCCTTCCCAATTAAAGGTCAATATAGTATTATAGGACGTTTTGGACAACAAAACTACGAGGCACTACATAATGTTGTGGGTCATAATCTGGTTTATGATAAGAATGGTATAGAAATAAAAACAACTAAAGGAAACAGTGCTAAGTCGGTATTCGATGGCGAAGTTACTCTTATATTTCATATACCAGGTTCACAAACTTCTGTAATTGTTCGACACGGTAATTATATTACCTTGTATTCTTATCTCGAAACTATTTTCGTTAAGAAAGGCGACAAAGTTAAAACAGGACAGGATATAGGTGAAATATATCACGATGTGAACAAAGGAACTGTATTGTATTTTGAAATAAGACAAGATAAAACAAAATTAAATCCTGAACATTGGTTATATAAATGA